A single region of the Anguilla rostrata isolate EN2019 chromosome 11, ASM1855537v3, whole genome shotgun sequence genome encodes:
- the chrna4b gene encoding neuronal acetylcholine receptor subunit alpha-4b codes for MHFLMRMSLTKCCHMMSVLISLYGFPVSSLNRIRAHAEDKLLNSLFARYNKLSRPVANISDVVLVRFGLSIAQLIDVDEKNQMMTTNVWVKQEWNDYKLRWNPEEYENVTSIRIPSELIWRPDIVLYNNADGDFAVTHLTKAHLFYDGRIKWMPPAIYKSSCSIDVTFFPFDQQNCTMKFGSWTYDKAKIDLVSMASNVDQMDYWESGEWVIVNAVGRYNIKKYECCTEIYSDITYSFIIRRLPLFYTINLIIPCLLISCLTVLVFYLPSQCGEKITLCISVLLSLTVFLLLITEIIPSTSLVIPLIGEYLLFTMIFVTLSIIITVFVLNVHHRSPRTHSMPQWVRRVFLDLVPRILCMKRPSAVCKDNCKKLIELMHKGPPPPSVWAPPDPPDGPELSAPPSPTPSQPPPPPPLLSHPLEEHSPKTQLLLTSPSSQYSILLEEPPQTGYLTPPVAPLLRLGLDEPPALLLGAQCDFSEGAEPPPQKPSHCRSRGVQYCCLHEESSQSDGQSGRSPGRSPAFPRRPLTQETSCGPPDDAATGPGRAFNVCASADGHRLLLMSPSMKLAVEGVQYIADHLRAEDADFSVKEDWKYVAMVIDRIFLWMFIMVCILGTVGLFLPPWLAGMI; via the exons ATGCATTTTCTAATGAGAATGTCTCTCACCAAATGCTGTCATATGATGAGCGTCCTGATCTCTCTGTACGGTTTCCCag TGTCCAGTCTGAACAGGATACGAGCACACGCCGAGGACAAGCTGCTGAACTCTCTCTTCGCCCGCTACAACAAGCTCTCCCGGCCCGTCGCCAACATCTCCGACGTGGTGCTGGTGCGGTTCGGGCTGTCCATCGCCCAGCTCATCGACGTG gatgAGAAGAACCAGATGATGACAACCAACGTCTGGGTGAAGCAA GAGTGGAATGACTATAAACTGAGATGGAACCCGGAGGAATACGAGAACGTCACCTCTATCCGGATTCCCTCGGAACTCATCTGGAGACCAGACATCGTCCTCTATAACAA TGCCGACGGAGACTTTGCGGTGACCCACCTGACCAAGGCGCACCTGTTCTACGACGGCCGGATCAAGTGGATGCCTCCGGCCATCTACAAGAGCTCCTGCAGCATCGACGTCACCTTCTTCCCCTTCGACCAGCAGAACTGCACCATGAAGTTCGGCTCCTGGACTTACGACAAGGCCAAGATCGACCTGGTGAGCATGGCCAGCAACGTGGACCAGATGGACTACTGGGAGAGCGGGGAGTGGGTCATCGTCAACGCGGTGGGGAGGTACAACATCAAGAAGTACGAGTGCTGCACCGAGATCTACTCGGACATCACCTACTCCTTCATCATCCGGAGGCTTCCGCTCTTCTACACCATCAACCTGATCATCCCCTGCCTGCTCATCTCCTGCCTGACGGTGCTGGTCTTCTACCTGCCCTCGCAGTGCGGCGAGAAGATCACGCTCTGCATCTccgtcctcctctccctcaccgtcttcctcctcctcatcaccGAGATCATCCCGTCCACCTCGCTGGTCATCCCGCTCATCGGCGAGTACCTGCTCTTCACCATGATCTTCGTCACCCtctccatcatcatcaccgtCTTCGTGCTGAACGTGCACCACCGCTCGCCGCGCACGCACAGCATGCCGCAGTGGGTCCGCCGGGTCTTCCTGGACCTGGTGCCCCGCATCCTCTGCATGAAACGCCCCTCCGCCGTCTGCAAGGACAACTGCAAGAAGCTCATCGAACTGATGCACAAGGGTCCCCCGCCGCCGTCGGTCTGGGCCCCGCCGGACCCTCCCGATGGTCCGGAACTCTCGGCCCCACCCTCTCCCACACCGTCCCAGCCAccgcctccgcccccgctcCTGAGCCACCCCCTGGAGGAGCACTCCCCAAAAACGCAGCTTTTGctcacctccccctccagccAATACTCCATCCTCCTGGAGGAGCCCCCACAGACGGGGTACCTCACCCCCCCGGTCGCCCCCCTGCTCCGCCTCGGCCTGGACGAGCCCCCGGCGCTCTTGCTCGGCGCGCAGTGCGACTTcagcgagggggcggagccgcccCCCCAGAAGCCGTCGCACTGCCGCTCCCGGGGCGTCCAGTACTGCTGCCTCCACGAGGAGTCCTCCCAGAGCGACGGGCAGAGCGGCAGGTCCCCCGGCAGGTCCCCTGCCTTCCCGCGCCGGCCCCTCACCCAGGAAACCTCCTGCGGGCCCCCCGACGACGCCGCCACGGGGCCCGGGCGGGCCTTCAACGTCTGCGCCTCGGCCGACGGGCACCGCCTGCTCCTGATGTCGCCCTCCATGAAGCTGGCCGTCGAGGGCGTGCAGTACATCGCCGACCACCTCCGAGCCGAGGACGCGGACTTCTCC GTGAAAGAGGACTGGAAGTATGTTGCGATGGTCATAGACCGGATATTCCTCTGGATGTTCATCATggtgtgcattctgggaactgtGGGACTCTTCCTTCCTCCGTGGCTGGCCGGAATGATCTAG